One genomic segment of Kiritimatiella glycovorans includes these proteins:
- a CDS encoding class I SAM-dependent DNA methyltransferase encodes MPSTKRHKIQFPRNSQDLDQDEAHFDVFQNGTSRTIRFHDYDEIYKVPGLYEQLFYDRLKCCSHKKVCEILRTTVEQSHFNLTGLRVLDLGAGNGMVGEILKGIGISRIIGADIIPEAKDATERDRPGVYDEYYVTDFTALPQEEKEDLKSWSLDCLTCVAALGFGDIPKDAFIQAFNLLGAEGWVAFNIKETFLDNSDTSGFSKAIRELIFSEYLDLYHLERYRHRLSIEGEPLYYFAVAGRKNADIPPGIIGTE; translated from the coding sequence ATGCCATCGACGAAGCGACATAAGATACAGTTTCCGCGCAATTCTCAAGACCTGGATCAGGACGAAGCCCATTTCGACGTGTTTCAGAATGGCACGAGTCGCACTATCCGGTTCCATGACTACGATGAGATATACAAGGTTCCAGGTCTCTACGAGCAACTCTTCTACGACAGACTCAAGTGCTGCTCGCACAAGAAGGTTTGCGAGATACTGCGTACAACGGTCGAGCAGTCCCATTTCAATCTCACGGGGTTGAGGGTGCTGGACCTTGGTGCCGGCAACGGCATGGTGGGCGAAATACTCAAGGGCATCGGCATCTCTCGGATTATTGGTGCGGATATCATCCCCGAAGCAAAAGACGCAACCGAACGGGACCGTCCGGGAGTGTACGACGAGTACTACGTGACGGACTTCACGGCCCTTCCGCAAGAAGAGAAAGAGGATCTGAAGTCATGGTCGCTCGATTGCCTTACCTGTGTCGCCGCTCTCGGTTTCGGCGACATCCCAAAGGATGCCTTCATCCAGGCGTTCAATCTTCTCGGTGCGGAGGGATGGGTGGCCTTCAACATCAAGGAGACCTTTCTGGACAACAGCGATACGAGCGGGTTCTCGAAAGCCATACGAGAGCTGATTTTCTCGGAGTACCTCGATCTGTATCACCTGGAGCGATACAGACACCGCCTCTCTATCGAAGGAGAGCCTTTGTACTATTTCGCCGTGGCAGGAAGGAAGAACGCGGACATACCTCCCGGTATCATAGGGACAGAATAG